One region of Bubalus kerabau isolate K-KA32 ecotype Philippines breed swamp buffalo chromosome 6, PCC_UOA_SB_1v2, whole genome shotgun sequence genomic DNA includes:
- the EPS8L3 gene encoding epidermal growth factor receptor kinase substrate 8-like protein 3 isoform X1, with the protein MSRPSSRAIYLHRKEYLQNIALEPTHLQHRVEHLMTCKLGTQRIQEPKDALQKLQEMDAQGRVWSQDLLLQVRDGWLQLLDIETKEELESYRLDRIKVMDVALNTGSYNSVLSITVQDSDLRSTSTLLFQCQEVGAERLKTSLEKALEEELEQRPRLGALRPDQDRWRGPPLERLLPKEQARPLVWGPPPEQHYLMSPEHDTPPPSPRPLPHRTSIREPSIFSLSPSRRSPSPEDPKWDKEVLDHVLRDIELFVGKLDEAQSKASRKKKSHRKKKKKNKEEITEAHYIDCFQKIKYSFNLLGRLATRLQDTSAPEFVHIIFKILDSIQTQCPESGLAARVISPLLTTKAIELLQSCLSPSENNLWEGLGTAWTTSQANWTGIEPLPYKPTFYDGWQLPETSYQAFSSYQDPTSIRGESPRLRSTSHFAQEETHNHGPSPVPSRPGPVKPALKMQVLYEFEARNPQELTVVQGEVLEVLDQSKRWWLVKNAMGRSGYIPSNILEPLESGAPRSQSESPTRPPMLRLSSRPEEVTAWLQAENFSTVTVKTLGSMTGSQLLHMRPGELQMLCPQEAPRVLARLEAVRRMLGMSP; encoded by the exons ATGTCCCGGCCAAGCAGCAGAGCCATTTATT TGCACCGGAAGGAGTACTTGCAGAATATCGCCTTAGAGCCCACTCACCTGCAGCACAGGGTGGAG CACCTGATGACATGTAAGCTGGGGACACAGAGAATCCAGGAGCCCAAGGATGCtctgcagaagctgcaggagatggACGCTCAGGGCCGGGTGTGGAGCCAGGACTTGCTCCTGCAGGTCAGGGATGGCTGGCTCCAACTGCTGGACATCGAGACTAAG GAGGAGCTAGAGTCCTACCGCCTGGACCGCATCAAGGTCATGGACGTGGCGCTCAACACTGGCTCCTACAACTCTGTCCTGTCCATCACTGTGCAGGATTCAGACCTGCGAAGCACTAGCACTCTGCTTTTCCAGTGCCAGGAAGTGGGG GCAGAGCGACTGAAGACCAGCCTGGAGAAGGCTCTGGAGGAGGAGCTAGAGCAAAG GCCCCGGTTGGGAGCCCTTCGCCCAGACCAGGACCGATGGAGGGGGCCTCCTCTGGAAAGGCTGCTCCCTAAGGAGCAGGCACGTCCTCTGGTGTGGGGGCCCCCTCCAGAACAGCACTACTTGATGAGCCCAGAGCACG acaccccaccaccatctccgAGGCCCCTGCCACACCGCACCAGCATCCGAGAGCCAAGCATCTTCTCGCTATCTCCTTCAAGGAGGTCCCCATCCCCCGAGGACCCAAAATGGGATAAG GAGGTGCTGGACCATGTCCTAAGGGACATCGAGCTGTTTGTGGGGAAGCTGGATGAGGCCCAGTCTAAGGCCAGTCGTAAGAAGAAGAgtcacaggaagaaaaagaaaaagaataaggaag AGATAACAGAGGCACATTACATCGACTGCTTCCAGAAGATCAAGTACAGCTTCAACCTCCTG GGAAGGCTGGCCACCAGGCTGCAGGATACAAGTGCCCCTGAGTTTGTACACATCATCTTCAAAATTCTGGACTCC ATCCAGACCCAGTGCCCTGAGTCTGGCTTAGCAGCCCGAGTGATCTCACCCCTCCTCACCACCAAGGCCATCGAGCTGCTGCAGTCCTGTCTAAGCCCATCAGAGAATAACCTCTGGGAAGGGCTGGGCACAGCCTGGACCACCAGCCA GGCCAACTGGACAGGCATCGAGCCCCTGCCCTACAAACCCACATTCTATGATGGTTGGCAGCTTCCAGAAACCTCCTACCAG GCGTTCTCAAGTTACCAAGACCCTACTTCCATCCG TGGGGAAAGCCCTAGGTTAAGGAGCACCTCGCACTTTGCTCAAGAGGAGACACACAACCATGGCCCCAGCCCTGTGCCCTCCAGACCTGGACCTGTCAAGCCAGCCCTGAAAATGCAAGTCCTCTATGAGTTTGAAGCTAGGAACCCACAGGAACTGACGGTTGTCCAGGGAGAGGTGCTGGAG GTTCTGGACCAGAGCAAGCGGTGGTGGCTGGTGAAGAATGCAATGGGACGGAGTGGCTACATCCCCAGCAACATCCTGGAGCCCCTAGAGTCGGGAGCCCCCAGGAGCCAGAGCGAGTCACCCACTCGG CCTCCGATGCTTCGACTTAGCTCAAGGCCTGAGGAGGTCACAGCCTGGCTACAGGCAGAGAACTTCTCCACTGT GACCGTGAAGACCCTTGGGTCCATGACAGGGAGCCAGCTGCTTCACATGAGACCTGGAGAGCTACAGATGCTGTGTCCACAGGAGGCCCCCCGGGTCCTGGCACGGCTGGAGGCTGTCAGAAGGATGCTGGGG ATGAGCCCTTAG
- the EPS8L3 gene encoding epidermal growth factor receptor kinase substrate 8-like protein 3 isoform X2, translating to MSRPSSRAIYLHRKEYLQNIALEPTHLQHRVEHLMTCKLGTQRIQEPKDALQKLQEMDAQGRVWSQDLLLQVRDGWLQLLDIETKEELESYRLDRIKVMDVALNTGSYNSVLSITVQDSDLRSTSTLLFQCQEVGAERLKTSLEKALEEELEQRPRLGALRPDQDRWRGPPLERLLPKEQARPLVWGPPPEQHYLMSPEHDTPPPSPRPLPHRTSIREPSIFSLSPSRRSPSPEDPKWDKEVLDHVLRDIELFVGKLDEAQSKASRKKKSHRKKKKKNKEEITEAHYIDCFQKIKYSFNLLIQTQCPESGLAARVISPLLTTKAIELLQSCLSPSENNLWEGLGTAWTTSQANWTGIEPLPYKPTFYDGWQLPETSYQAFSSYQDPTSIRGESPRLRSTSHFAQEETHNHGPSPVPSRPGPVKPALKMQVLYEFEARNPQELTVVQGEVLEVLDQSKRWWLVKNAMGRSGYIPSNILEPLESGAPRSQSESPTRPPMLRLSSRPEEVTAWLQAENFSTVTVKTLGSMTGSQLLHMRPGELQMLCPQEAPRVLARLEAVRRMLGMSP from the exons ATGTCCCGGCCAAGCAGCAGAGCCATTTATT TGCACCGGAAGGAGTACTTGCAGAATATCGCCTTAGAGCCCACTCACCTGCAGCACAGGGTGGAG CACCTGATGACATGTAAGCTGGGGACACAGAGAATCCAGGAGCCCAAGGATGCtctgcagaagctgcaggagatggACGCTCAGGGCCGGGTGTGGAGCCAGGACTTGCTCCTGCAGGTCAGGGATGGCTGGCTCCAACTGCTGGACATCGAGACTAAG GAGGAGCTAGAGTCCTACCGCCTGGACCGCATCAAGGTCATGGACGTGGCGCTCAACACTGGCTCCTACAACTCTGTCCTGTCCATCACTGTGCAGGATTCAGACCTGCGAAGCACTAGCACTCTGCTTTTCCAGTGCCAGGAAGTGGGG GCAGAGCGACTGAAGACCAGCCTGGAGAAGGCTCTGGAGGAGGAGCTAGAGCAAAG GCCCCGGTTGGGAGCCCTTCGCCCAGACCAGGACCGATGGAGGGGGCCTCCTCTGGAAAGGCTGCTCCCTAAGGAGCAGGCACGTCCTCTGGTGTGGGGGCCCCCTCCAGAACAGCACTACTTGATGAGCCCAGAGCACG acaccccaccaccatctccgAGGCCCCTGCCACACCGCACCAGCATCCGAGAGCCAAGCATCTTCTCGCTATCTCCTTCAAGGAGGTCCCCATCCCCCGAGGACCCAAAATGGGATAAG GAGGTGCTGGACCATGTCCTAAGGGACATCGAGCTGTTTGTGGGGAAGCTGGATGAGGCCCAGTCTAAGGCCAGTCGTAAGAAGAAGAgtcacaggaagaaaaagaaaaagaataaggaag AGATAACAGAGGCACATTACATCGACTGCTTCCAGAAGATCAAGTACAGCTTCAACCTCCTG ATCCAGACCCAGTGCCCTGAGTCTGGCTTAGCAGCCCGAGTGATCTCACCCCTCCTCACCACCAAGGCCATCGAGCTGCTGCAGTCCTGTCTAAGCCCATCAGAGAATAACCTCTGGGAAGGGCTGGGCACAGCCTGGACCACCAGCCA GGCCAACTGGACAGGCATCGAGCCCCTGCCCTACAAACCCACATTCTATGATGGTTGGCAGCTTCCAGAAACCTCCTACCAG GCGTTCTCAAGTTACCAAGACCCTACTTCCATCCG TGGGGAAAGCCCTAGGTTAAGGAGCACCTCGCACTTTGCTCAAGAGGAGACACACAACCATGGCCCCAGCCCTGTGCCCTCCAGACCTGGACCTGTCAAGCCAGCCCTGAAAATGCAAGTCCTCTATGAGTTTGAAGCTAGGAACCCACAGGAACTGACGGTTGTCCAGGGAGAGGTGCTGGAG GTTCTGGACCAGAGCAAGCGGTGGTGGCTGGTGAAGAATGCAATGGGACGGAGTGGCTACATCCCCAGCAACATCCTGGAGCCCCTAGAGTCGGGAGCCCCCAGGAGCCAGAGCGAGTCACCCACTCGG CCTCCGATGCTTCGACTTAGCTCAAGGCCTGAGGAGGTCACAGCCTGGCTACAGGCAGAGAACTTCTCCACTGT GACCGTGAAGACCCTTGGGTCCATGACAGGGAGCCAGCTGCTTCACATGAGACCTGGAGAGCTACAGATGCTGTGTCCACAGGAGGCCCCCCGGGTCCTGGCACGGCTGGAGGCTGTCAGAAGGATGCTGGGG ATGAGCCCTTAG